The Erigeron canadensis isolate Cc75 chromosome 4, C_canadensis_v1, whole genome shotgun sequence genome window below encodes:
- the LOC122596677 gene encoding cyclin-U4-1-like has product MSDLECPNVMNNLITFLSSLLQRVAESNDLNPRFHPQKISAFHGLTRPTISIQSYLERIFKYANCSPSCYVVAYVYLDRFTQQQPALSVNSFNVHRLLITSVMIAAKFMDDLYYNNAYYAKVGGISTTEMNFLEVDFLFGLGFQLNVNPTTFHTYCSYLQKEMLLVQPPLDHHHLIASPSTSSSSSYKSISTKLLHYEDDHQQEVAAI; this is encoded by the exons ATGTCGGACCTCGAGTGCCCAAATGTGATGAACAATCTTATAACATTTCTATCATCTCTTCTTCAACGAGTAGCGGAATCAAACGATCTGAATCCTCGATTCCACCCTCAGAAAATTTCGGCATTTCATGGTCTAACTAGACCAACTATTTCTATCCAAAGCTACTTAGAGAGGATTTTCAAGTATGCTAATTGTAGTCCATCGTGTTATGTCGTGGCATACGTTTATCTTGATCGGTTTACTCAACAACAACCCGCTCTTTCGGTTAATTCATTCAATGTTCATCGATTGTTGATCACTAGTGTCATGATTGCTGCCAAGTTCATGGATGATTT GTACTATAATAATGCATACTATGCCAAAGTAGGAGGAATCAGCACAACAGAAATGAATTTTCTTGAAGTGGATTTCTTATTTGGATTGGGATTTCAATTGAATGTCAACCCCACAACTTTCCACACATATTGCTCATATCTTCAAAAAGAAATGTTACTTGTTCAACCACCGTTAGACCATCATCATCTAATTGCATCACCATCAacgtcgtcatcatcatcatataaatcGATATCGACAAAGCTTCTTCATTATGAAGATGATCATCAACAAGAAGTGGCAGCAATATAA